One segment of Brassica napus cultivar Da-Ae chromosome C3, Da-Ae, whole genome shotgun sequence DNA contains the following:
- the LOC111203896 gene encoding glutathione S-transferase T2-like, with product MCFDSVICINYCVALLVCKFVGSFEAALREQRSGQNDDDDVMKAALDIFYNDYSIKFTLEHAWRELRHDKKWCSTFLAKDNVKDKHKQALEVDGEEAVGAGEARPIGVKAAKASIKRKKSGREEELEKIHGIMEMKDKISKRKVLERLLAKTDPLSEMETSLKLKLMSEML from the coding sequence ATGTGCTTTGATTCTGTTATTTGTATTAACTACTGTGTTGCTCTGCTAGTCTGCAAGTTTGTTGGGAGCTTTGAAGCGGCCCTGAGGGAGCAGAGAAGTGGgcaaaatgatgatgatgatgtgatgaaagctGCCCTCGATATCTTCTACAATGACTACTCCATCAAGTTCACCCTTGAACATGCGTGGAGGGAGCTGAGGCATGACAAGAAATGGTGCTCCACCTTTCTCGCTAAGGACAATGTGAAGGACAAGCACAAACAAGCGTTGGAGGTTGATGGAGAAGAGGCAGTGGGAGCTGGAGAGGCTAGACCTATTGGTGTCAAGGCTGCTAAAGCTTCTATTAAGAGAAAGAAAAGTggtagagaagaggagttggAGAAGATTCACGGCATTATGGAAATGAAAGACAAGATATCTAAACGCAAAGTGCTTGAGCGTTTACTTGCCAAAACTGATCCACTATCTGAGATGGAAACATCTTTAAAACTGAAACTTATGTCTGAGATGTTATGA
- the LOC106413996 gene encoding acyl-protein thioesterase 2-like isoform X1 — translation MSYSHQSMGSGSRNARGYEFGRTYVVRPKGKHQATLVWLHGLGDNGSSSSQLMESLHLPNIKWICPTAPTRPVSSLGGFTCTACFDVGEISEDGHDVMEGLDASASHIANLLCSEPADVKVGIGGFSMGAAISLYSATCYALGRYGTGHSYPINLRAVVGLSGWLPGWKSIRNKIECSYEAARRASSLPIILTHGMADDVVPYRFGEKSAQSLGMAGFRQTVFKPYQGLGHYTVPKEMDEVVHWLTTRLGLEGSR, via the exons ATGAGTTATTCTCATCAAAGCATGGGTTCTG GTAGCAGAAATGCAAGGGGATATGAATTTGGAAGGACTTATGTTGTGAGGCCTAAAGGAAAGCATCAAGCCACTCTAGTATGGCTTCATGGTCTTGGAGACAATGGCTCTAG CTCTTCTCAGCTCATGGAAAGCTTGCATCTTCCAAAT ATAAAATGGATTTGCCCGACTGCTCCTACGCGTCCTGTTTCAAGTCTTGGTGGATTTACCTGCACTGCAT GCTTTGATGTTGGAGAAATTTCTGAAGACGGTCATGATGTTATGGAAGGTTTAGATGCATCAGCTTCACATATTGCTAACCTTTTGTGCTCTGAACCGGCTGATG TTAAAGTGGGGATAGGAGGTTTTAGCATGGGAGCAGCAATATCTCTCTACTCTGCCACTTGCTATGCTCTTGGACGTTATGGCACTGGCCACAGTTACCCTATAAACCTACGAGCTGTTGTAGGACTCAGCGGCTGGCTTCCCGGTTGGAA GAGCATAAGGAACAAAATAGAATGTTCGTATGAAGCTGCAAGGCGTGCTTCATCGTTACCAATCATACTTACACATGGAATGG CCGATGATGTGGTTCCTTATAGGTTTGGAGAGAAATCTGCGCAGTCTCTTGGCATGGCTGGATTTCGGCAAACCGTGTTTAAGCCATACCAAGG ACTTGGTCACTATACTGTTCCTAAAGAAATGGATGAGGTCGTTCATTGGCTCACAACGAGGCTGGGGCTCGAGGGCTCACGCTAA
- the LOC106413996 gene encoding acyl-protein thioesterase 2-like isoform X2 — translation MFPKIFIYLGSRNARGYEFGRTYVVRPKGKHQATLVWLHGLGDNGSSSSQLMESLHLPNIKWICPTAPTRPVSSLGGFTCTACFDVGEISEDGHDVMEGLDASASHIANLLCSEPADVKVGIGGFSMGAAISLYSATCYALGRYGTGHSYPINLRAVVGLSGWLPGWKSIRNKIECSYEAARRASSLPIILTHGMADDVVPYRFGEKSAQSLGMAGFRQTVFKPYQGLGHYTVPKEMDEVVHWLTTRLGLEGSR, via the exons ATGTTtcccaaaatatttatttatttag GTAGCAGAAATGCAAGGGGATATGAATTTGGAAGGACTTATGTTGTGAGGCCTAAAGGAAAGCATCAAGCCACTCTAGTATGGCTTCATGGTCTTGGAGACAATGGCTCTAG CTCTTCTCAGCTCATGGAAAGCTTGCATCTTCCAAAT ATAAAATGGATTTGCCCGACTGCTCCTACGCGTCCTGTTTCAAGTCTTGGTGGATTTACCTGCACTGCAT GCTTTGATGTTGGAGAAATTTCTGAAGACGGTCATGATGTTATGGAAGGTTTAGATGCATCAGCTTCACATATTGCTAACCTTTTGTGCTCTGAACCGGCTGATG TTAAAGTGGGGATAGGAGGTTTTAGCATGGGAGCAGCAATATCTCTCTACTCTGCCACTTGCTATGCTCTTGGACGTTATGGCACTGGCCACAGTTACCCTATAAACCTACGAGCTGTTGTAGGACTCAGCGGCTGGCTTCCCGGTTGGAA GAGCATAAGGAACAAAATAGAATGTTCGTATGAAGCTGCAAGGCGTGCTTCATCGTTACCAATCATACTTACACATGGAATGG CCGATGATGTGGTTCCTTATAGGTTTGGAGAGAAATCTGCGCAGTCTCTTGGCATGGCTGGATTTCGGCAAACCGTGTTTAAGCCATACCAAGG ACTTGGTCACTATACTGTTCCTAAAGAAATGGATGAGGTCGTTCATTGGCTCACAACGAGGCTGGGGCTCGAGGGCTCACGCTAA
- the LOC106413996 gene encoding acyl-protein thioesterase 2-like isoform X3, with the protein MESLHLPNIKWICPTAPTRPVSSLGGFTCTACFDVGEISEDGHDVMEGLDASASHIANLLCSEPADVKVGIGGFSMGAAISLYSATCYALGRYGTGHSYPINLRAVVGLSGWLPGWKSIRNKIECSYEAARRASSLPIILTHGMADDVVPYRFGEKSAQSLGMAGFRQTVFKPYQGLGHYTVPKEMDEVVHWLTTRLGLEGSR; encoded by the exons ATGGAAAGCTTGCATCTTCCAAAT ATAAAATGGATTTGCCCGACTGCTCCTACGCGTCCTGTTTCAAGTCTTGGTGGATTTACCTGCACTGCAT GCTTTGATGTTGGAGAAATTTCTGAAGACGGTCATGATGTTATGGAAGGTTTAGATGCATCAGCTTCACATATTGCTAACCTTTTGTGCTCTGAACCGGCTGATG TTAAAGTGGGGATAGGAGGTTTTAGCATGGGAGCAGCAATATCTCTCTACTCTGCCACTTGCTATGCTCTTGGACGTTATGGCACTGGCCACAGTTACCCTATAAACCTACGAGCTGTTGTAGGACTCAGCGGCTGGCTTCCCGGTTGGAA GAGCATAAGGAACAAAATAGAATGTTCGTATGAAGCTGCAAGGCGTGCTTCATCGTTACCAATCATACTTACACATGGAATGG CCGATGATGTGGTTCCTTATAGGTTTGGAGAGAAATCTGCGCAGTCTCTTGGCATGGCTGGATTTCGGCAAACCGTGTTTAAGCCATACCAAGG ACTTGGTCACTATACTGTTCCTAAAGAAATGGATGAGGTCGTTCATTGGCTCACAACGAGGCTGGGGCTCGAGGGCTCACGCTAA